From the genome of Variovorax sp. RA8, one region includes:
- the tssC gene encoding type VI secretion system contractile sheath large subunit, whose translation MAEALEQQSALKDVAYGGSDFASLLQKEFKPRSDEAKSAVEAAVLTLAQQALANTQVIGKDVTKSIQAMIAAIDQKLTEQVNKILHHEDFQKLESAWRGLHYMVNNTETDENLKIRVMDVSKKELHKTLKKFKGAAWDQSPLFKKIYEQEYGQFGGEPFGAIVGDYHFDQSPPDVELLGEMAKIAASAHAPFITGASPNLMQMESWQELANPRDLTKIFSTPEYAGWRSLRESDDSKYIGLCMPRFLARTPYGAKTNPVEDFDFEEDVAGADHSKYAWANAAYAMATNINRSYKLYGWGSRIRGIESGGAVENLPLHTFPSDDGGVDQKCPTEIAISDRREAELSKAGLLSLIHRKNSDFAAFIGSQSLNKPTEYDDPDATANANLAARLPYLFACNRFAHYLKCIVRDKVGSFKERDEMQRWLNKWITNYVDGDPVNSSEETKARKPLAAAEVVVEEVEGNPGYYTSKFFLRPHYQLEGLTVSLRLVSKLPSVKGGK comes from the coding sequence ATGGCCGAAGCACTCGAACAGCAGAGCGCACTGAAAGACGTCGCCTACGGGGGCAGCGACTTCGCGTCGCTGCTGCAGAAGGAATTCAAGCCGCGCAGCGACGAGGCGAAGAGCGCCGTGGAGGCGGCCGTGCTCACGCTGGCGCAGCAGGCGCTGGCGAACACGCAGGTCATCGGCAAGGACGTGACCAAGTCGATCCAGGCCATGATCGCCGCGATCGACCAGAAGCTCACCGAGCAGGTCAACAAGATCCTGCACCACGAGGACTTCCAGAAGCTCGAGAGCGCCTGGCGCGGCCTGCACTACATGGTGAACAACACCGAGACCGACGAGAACCTCAAGATCCGCGTGATGGACGTCTCGAAGAAGGAGCTGCACAAGACCCTGAAGAAGTTCAAGGGCGCGGCCTGGGACCAGAGCCCGCTGTTCAAGAAGATCTACGAGCAGGAGTACGGCCAGTTCGGCGGCGAGCCCTTCGGCGCCATCGTGGGCGACTACCACTTCGACCAGAGCCCGCCCGACGTGGAGCTCCTGGGCGAGATGGCCAAGATCGCGGCTTCGGCCCACGCGCCCTTCATCACCGGCGCCAGCCCCAACCTGATGCAGATGGAGTCCTGGCAGGAACTCGCCAACCCGCGCGACCTGACCAAGATCTTCTCCACCCCCGAGTACGCCGGCTGGCGCAGCCTGCGCGAGTCGGACGACTCCAAGTACATCGGCCTGTGCATGCCGCGCTTCCTGGCGCGCACGCCCTACGGCGCCAAGACCAACCCGGTTGAGGACTTCGACTTCGAGGAAGACGTCGCCGGCGCCGACCACAGCAAGTACGCCTGGGCCAACGCGGCCTACGCCATGGCCACCAACATCAACCGCTCCTACAAGCTCTACGGCTGGGGCTCGCGCATCCGCGGCATCGAATCGGGCGGCGCGGTCGAGAACCTGCCGCTGCACACCTTCCCGAGCGACGACGGCGGCGTGGACCAGAAGTGCCCGACCGAGATCGCCATCAGCGACCGGCGCGAGGCCGAGCTGTCCAAGGCCGGCCTGCTCTCGCTGATCCACCGCAAGAACTCCGACTTCGCGGCCTTCATCGGCTCGCAGTCGCTCAACAAGCCGACCGAGTACGACGACCCCGACGCCACCGCCAACGCCAACCTCGCCGCGCGCCTGCCCTACCTCTTCGCCTGCAACCGCTTCGCGCACTACCTCAAGTGCATCGTGCGCGACAAGGTCGGCAGCTTCAAGGAGCGCGATGAGATGCAGCGCTGGCTCAACAAGTGGATCACCAACTACGTGGACGGCGACCCCGTCAACTCCTCCGAGGAGACCAAGGCGCGCAAGCCGCTGGCGGCGGCCGAGGTGGTGGTGGAGGAGGTCGAGGGCAACCCCGGCTACTACACCTCCAAGTTCTTCCTGCGCCCGCACTACCAGCTCGAAGGGCTGACGGTGTCGCTGCGCCTGGTGTCCAAGCTGCCGTCCGTCAAGGGCGGCAAGTAG
- a CDS encoding Hcp family type VI secretion system effector, whose protein sequence is MSSDYFAKITKADGESKKEGHVNEIEVLSWSWGVSNASSAGVGGGAGKGKATPSELTFMHNYDKASPVLASFCAKGTHIDEIKLTARKSGDGQEDYLIITLNGAFITSTQFSGGGGGDMVESVSCAFKKIKIEYKLQDDKGKLSAGPEMTWDLEANKVT, encoded by the coding sequence ATGAGTTCTGACTATTTCGCCAAGATCACGAAGGCCGACGGCGAGTCGAAGAAGGAAGGCCACGTCAACGAGATCGAGGTCCTGAGCTGGAGCTGGGGCGTCTCGAACGCCTCCAGCGCCGGCGTGGGCGGCGGCGCCGGCAAGGGCAAGGCCACGCCCTCCGAGCTCACCTTCATGCACAACTACGACAAGGCCTCGCCCGTGCTGGCCAGCTTCTGCGCCAAGGGCACGCACATCGACGAGATCAAGCTCACCGCCCGCAAGTCCGGCGATGGCCAGGAGGACTATCTCATCATCACCCTGAACGGCGCCTTCATCACCAGCACGCAGTTCAGCGGCGGAGGCGGCGGCGACATGGTCGAGAGCGTGTCCTGCGCCTTCAAGAAGATCAAGATCGAATACAAGCTCCAGGACGACAAGGGCAAGCTCAGCGCCGGCCCCGAGATGACCTGGGACCTCGAAGCCAACAAGGTCACCTGA
- a CDS encoding PP2C family protein-serine/threonine phosphatase — MEIEIVTLSRQGGRSYNEDVFGQWNDGRFLACLVADGAGGHGGGDVAASIVRSSVLGGFAAAPGLDAEGLRRLLEQANRDVVARQAEGGKLAAMRSTVVLAAIDLHENAVVWAHSGDSRAYLFRAGAPVARTIDHSLVQQMVAGGMIDEEAARLHPKRNMLLSALGSLESLPEITVSERMPLAVDDVLLLCSDGVWEPLGDACLCETLQASQDPSRWVEQLDAEIRARAKPGHDNYTAVVLWLHEDGEDDEVTRPLPEPPRP; from the coding sequence ATGGAGATCGAGATCGTCACCCTGTCGAGGCAGGGCGGCCGCAGCTACAACGAGGACGTGTTCGGCCAGTGGAACGACGGCCGCTTCCTGGCCTGCCTGGTGGCCGATGGCGCGGGTGGCCACGGCGGCGGCGACGTGGCCGCGTCGATCGTGCGCAGCAGCGTGCTCGGCGGCTTCGCGGCGGCGCCGGGGCTGGATGCCGAAGGCCTGCGGCGCCTGCTGGAGCAGGCCAACCGCGACGTGGTCGCGCGCCAGGCCGAAGGCGGCAAGCTGGCGGCCATGCGCTCCACCGTGGTGCTGGCCGCCATCGACCTGCACGAGAACGCGGTGGTCTGGGCCCACAGCGGCGACAGCCGCGCCTACCTGTTCCGCGCCGGCGCGCCGGTGGCGCGCACCATCGACCACAGCCTGGTCCAGCAGATGGTGGCGGGCGGCATGATCGACGAGGAGGCCGCGCGCCTGCATCCGAAGCGCAACATGCTGCTGTCGGCGCTGGGCTCGCTCGAGTCGCTGCCGGAGATCACCGTTTCCGAGCGCATGCCACTCGCCGTGGACGATGTGCTGCTGCTGTGCAGCGACGGCGTCTGGGAGCCGCTGGGCGACGCGTGCCTGTGCGAGACGCTGCAGGCCTCGCAGGACCCCAGCCGATGGGTGGAGCAGCTCGACGCCGAGATTCGCGCACGCGCCAAGCCCGGGCACGACAACTACACGGCGGTCGTGCTATGGCTGCACGAGGACGGCGAGGACGACGAGGTCACGCGGCCGCTGCCCGAACCGCCTCGGCCGTAG
- the tagH gene encoding type VI secretion system-associated FHA domain protein TagH, with amino-acid sequence MIRISVLTPQGARAGRALSAQFDVQGGTIGRAPANTLVLDDPDRTVSRVHAQVLCRDGQYFIVDRGSNPMLCNGRPLGAGNEAALSQGMRLVIGGFELVVEAAPSAASAGAAAALAAAPAAVARPAEDDPFADLLAGLGPAAPAPAAASAVPDLPLGDPLGAGRPAASAEDPFADLLAPSPAAPGVATPARGLLDDDFSDLGLVSPAAKGTGIDELFGGGAGAGLGGDPLALSPLADPLRQPNTAAAADPFAALQGTPPAAAAPRADHLPIGQFGYAPPREVPAVAPSSAPRFDDMTGEPVLASPPPGPASAPMGATSPDALLAALLRGLGSTHQMPELLTPGLMERIGVLLRSATEGTLQLLLTRQEFKRELRAEVTMIAAQANNPLKFSPTAEVALAHLLGPGVRGFMPAEAAMRDAFDDLRAHQFGVMVGMRAALAQLIERFEPGELEKKIAAKSALDSLFAANRKAKLWDQFVALYAGIASEAEDDFHTLFGKAFVQAYEEQMARLKSGEGRK; translated from the coding sequence GTGATTCGCATATCGGTCCTCACCCCCCAGGGCGCCCGTGCGGGCCGCGCGCTGAGCGCGCAATTCGACGTGCAGGGCGGCACCATCGGGCGCGCGCCGGCCAACACGCTGGTGCTTGACGATCCCGACCGGACGGTGTCGCGCGTGCATGCGCAGGTGCTGTGCCGCGACGGGCAGTACTTCATCGTCGACCGCGGCAGCAATCCGATGCTGTGCAATGGCCGGCCGCTGGGCGCGGGCAACGAGGCCGCGCTGTCGCAAGGGATGCGGCTGGTCATCGGTGGCTTCGAGCTGGTGGTGGAGGCGGCGCCTTCCGCGGCGTCCGCAGGCGCTGCCGCGGCTCTTGCCGCAGCGCCGGCCGCCGTCGCGAGGCCTGCGGAGGACGACCCCTTTGCCGACCTGCTTGCCGGGCTCGGGCCTGCCGCGCCGGCGCCGGCTGCGGCTTCGGCCGTGCCGGACCTTCCGCTCGGCGATCCGCTGGGCGCCGGGCGTCCCGCGGCCTCGGCCGAGGATCCCTTCGCGGATCTCCTGGCGCCGTCGCCGGCCGCGCCCGGTGTCGCGACACCGGCGCGCGGCCTGCTCGATGACGACTTCTCCGACCTGGGCCTGGTGTCGCCTGCGGCCAAGGGGACGGGCATCGACGAGCTGTTCGGCGGCGGCGCTGGCGCGGGCCTCGGCGGCGATCCGCTCGCGCTGTCGCCGCTGGCAGACCCGCTGCGCCAGCCCAACACGGCCGCGGCGGCCGATCCGTTTGCGGCGTTGCAGGGCACGCCGCCCGCGGCCGCGGCGCCACGCGCCGACCATCTTCCGATCGGGCAATTCGGCTATGCGCCGCCGCGCGAAGTGCCGGCCGTCGCGCCTTCGTCCGCGCCGCGCTTCGACGACATGACGGGCGAGCCGGTCCTGGCCTCGCCGCCGCCGGGCCCGGCCTCGGCTCCGATGGGCGCCACCTCACCCGACGCGCTGCTCGCCGCCCTCCTGCGCGGCCTCGGCAGCACGCACCAGATGCCGGAGCTGCTGACGCCGGGGCTGATGGAGCGCATCGGCGTGCTGCTGCGCTCGGCCACCGAGGGCACGCTGCAGCTGCTGCTGACACGCCAGGAATTCAAGCGCGAGCTGCGCGCCGAGGTGACGATGATCGCGGCGCAGGCCAACAACCCGCTCAAGTTCTCGCCCACCGCCGAGGTCGCGCTGGCGCATCTGCTGGGGCCCGGCGTGCGCGGCTTCATGCCGGCCGAGGCGGCGATGCGCGATGCCTTCGACGACCTGCGCGCGCACCAGTTCGGCGTGATGGTCGGCATGCGCGCCGCGCTGGCCCAACTCATCGAGCGCTTCGAACCCGGCGAGCTCGAGAAGAAGATCGCCGCGAAGTCCGCCCTCGACAGCCTGTTCGCCGCCAACCGGAAGGCCAAGCTGTGGGACCAGTTCGTTGCGCTCTACGCCGGCATCGCGAGCGAGGCGGAGGACGATTTCCACACCCTCTTCGGCAAGGCCTTCGTGCAGGCCTACGAGGAACAGATGGCACGCCTGAAGTCGGGCGAAGGCCGCAAATAG
- a CDS encoding DUF4150 domain-containing protein yields MFANCQMMGTDMGFPDVCLTPAPPSPSPIPIPYPNIAMGPMAVPNCPNILIMGMPVHNLATTIPMTNGDNPGVATGVASGTVMGPSRHLTGAFTVLYMGMPATRLTSMSLQNSTNCPGARVVPSQALVLMLAP; encoded by the coding sequence ATGTTCGCCAACTGCCAGATGATGGGCACCGACATGGGCTTCCCGGACGTGTGCCTCACGCCCGCGCCGCCTTCGCCCTCGCCGATCCCCATCCCCTATCCCAACATCGCCATGGGGCCGATGGCGGTTCCCAACTGCCCGAACATCCTGATCATGGGCATGCCGGTGCACAACCTCGCGACCACCATTCCCATGACCAACGGCGACAACCCCGGCGTGGCGACCGGTGTGGCCTCGGGCACGGTGATGGGCCCGAGCCGCCACCTGACGGGCGCCTTCACGGTGCTCTACATGGGCATGCCGGCGACGCGCCTCACCAGCATGTCGCTGCAGAACAGCACCAACTGCCCGGGCGCGCGCGTCGTGCCCAGCCAGGCGCTGGTCCTGATGCTGGCGCCATGA
- a CDS encoding DUF3540 domain-containing protein, with protein sequence MSDSTSIAGQPARRGVPGGATPAQSCVGLVTGVAGRAFSIRSGGLEAVGRRAASCLLEPVAGDTVACLLVAPDELWVVAVLQREEGAAHLLRSGAPLKIEAPELSFEITRFELRAARAEMVVGEAEFSSSRLRVVAGAIKLVGLALNSVFDRVTHFSKHHLRTTQGIDRVQATHLEIEADQLLRLSGEHALINGGKLVKTRGGQIHFG encoded by the coding sequence ATGAGCGATTCCACATCCATCGCCGGGCAGCCGGCCCGGCGTGGCGTGCCGGGCGGCGCGACGCCGGCGCAGTCCTGCGTCGGCCTGGTGACCGGCGTCGCCGGCCGGGCCTTCTCCATCCGCAGCGGCGGGCTCGAAGCCGTCGGGCGGCGTGCCGCGAGTTGCCTGCTGGAGCCGGTGGCGGGCGACACGGTCGCCTGCCTGCTGGTGGCGCCGGACGAGCTCTGGGTGGTGGCCGTCCTGCAGCGCGAGGAGGGCGCGGCGCACCTGCTGCGCAGCGGGGCGCCGCTCAAGATCGAGGCGCCCGAGCTCAGCTTCGAAATCACGCGTTTTGAACTGCGCGCCGCGCGCGCCGAGATGGTGGTGGGCGAGGCCGAGTTCAGCAGCAGCCGGCTGCGCGTGGTGGCGGGTGCGATCAAGCTGGTGGGCCTGGCGTTGAACAGCGTCTTCGATCGGGTCACGCATTTCAGCAAGCATCACCTGCGCACCACCCAGGGCATCGACCGGGTGCAGGCCACGCACCTGGAGATCGAGGCCGACCAACTGCTGAGGCTGTCGGGCGAGCATGCGCTGATCAACGGCGGCAAGCTGGTCAAGACCCGCGGCGGGCAGATCCACTTCGGGTGA
- a CDS encoding pentapeptide repeat-containing protein, with protein MKAQLLAYAAALGEPIEGQDLRKGSFAKSYLGGGIFTRTQLAQADFRGADARETLFDQCDLRGALFNGANLRRAVFNQCELEHVDFREANLHGATFTGCRLPHGQLARAALDMATFSACRLDHAALAGCSLESAAFLGSSLVDVNADDSRWLHTSVMECDLARLSWERASLRRVIFHKTGLAQKSFAGLALDGCQFSCLDLSGARFAQVAMPQCNFQGATLEGADFAGVQANGAVFCEARGTGVSFAGARLRQALFTASIFPAARFDGADLYQCHFARAQLPGAVLRGAELTYADFSHADLRAVDAREATLFRTVLHRAATEHAQLPDRVRALETDPALAQAEDWQPVGG; from the coding sequence ATGAAGGCGCAACTGCTGGCCTATGCCGCCGCGCTGGGCGAACCGATCGAAGGCCAGGACCTGCGCAAGGGCTCCTTCGCGAAGAGCTACCTCGGCGGCGGCATCTTCACGCGCACGCAGCTGGCGCAGGCCGACTTCCGCGGCGCCGATGCGCGCGAGACCCTGTTCGACCAGTGCGACCTGCGCGGCGCGCTCTTCAACGGCGCCAACCTGCGCCGCGCCGTCTTCAACCAGTGCGAGCTCGAGCACGTGGATTTCCGCGAGGCCAACCTGCACGGCGCCACCTTCACCGGCTGCCGGCTCCCGCATGGGCAGCTCGCCCGCGCGGCGCTCGACATGGCGACCTTTTCCGCCTGCCGGCTCGACCACGCGGCGCTGGCCGGCTGCTCGCTCGAATCGGCCGCCTTCCTGGGCAGCAGCCTGGTCGACGTCAACGCCGACGACAGCCGCTGGCTGCACACCTCGGTGATGGAATGCGACCTGGCGCGCCTGAGCTGGGAGCGCGCCAGCCTGCGCCGCGTGATCTTCCACAAGACCGGGCTGGCGCAGAAGTCCTTCGCCGGGCTGGCGCTGGACGGCTGCCAGTTCTCCTGCCTCGACCTGAGCGGCGCGCGCTTCGCGCAGGTGGCGATGCCGCAGTGCAACTTCCAGGGCGCGACGCTGGAGGGTGCCGACTTCGCCGGCGTGCAGGCGAACGGCGCCGTGTTCTGCGAGGCCCGCGGAACGGGCGTGAGCTTCGCGGGTGCCCGGCTGCGCCAGGCGCTGTTCACCGCCAGCATCTTTCCGGCCGCGCGCTTCGATGGCGCGGATCTCTACCAGTGCCATTTCGCGCGCGCGCAGCTGCCAGGTGCGGTGCTGCGCGGCGCCGAACTGACCTATGCGGACTTCAGCCATGCCGACCTGCGCGCGGTGGATGCGCGCGAGGCGACGCTTTTCCGCACCGTGCTGCACCGCGCGGCCACGGAGCATGCGCAGTTGCCCGACCGCGTCCGTGCCCTGGAGACCGATCCCGCGCTGGCGCAGGCGGAGGACTGGCAGCCGGTGGGGGGCTGA
- a CDS encoding DUF2169 family type VI secretion system accessory protein — MHVIKPQVLGLSARPMEYRKRFGLCVSGYLHVPFAQAARGTLWNEQSMWNFLTAEMAVPLIDEGIAKLTPEFLVHGHAWPAPGRPEAVAVRARLGARDKTLLVFGERYWDAGAPSRPRPFERMPLAWTHAYGGPDFAPNPQGRGRSVEGGVQWLPNLELPEARLQRPDQAVTPAGFGPLDVMHPQRAALRGTYDEAWLQAHAPGFPPDVDWRYFNLAPSDQWLDAPLRGDEPYALDHMHPERARIEGTLPALRVRAFANYRTNGDTRLREIPMRLTTVWFFPHAGRMVLIHQGLAETGEDDGGDVRQLLGAVERLDEPRPPEHYLEVLGKRLDGRRAAVQALNDADLVPAGLDTVDPGQEQAQAVMKSDGLREDAQYRRAQVDVEMARDQLRAQGKDPDALGVRLAPREKPPSAQELPAYLEKLEAEMEKQQWAAVEDAVTQLENAQAFMREKKLDPERLVHRGPPSYRASAQLAEIEKGFALGERVFDRATMAPQLVLQEMAHHLDYLKNAHMQPPVAPLAGERAAEARREIEWLLARGTKQLPGADFTGADFSNLDLRGIDFTGAWLESARLAGANLSGANFRAAVLAHADLRGAIAIETVFQAANLGRAQLRGAVFDRAEFSGANLQYCSFEATQLRQARLAGAELMDTRWGAADWSGAVGPGLLFYKLDMKGVVLAEAELAACNFIECDLQGLDFRGAKLAGSNFIGCRLERADFSGAHLAGASFVQATTLAHADFTGAGLQGANLGECNLTGARLVRARLDGANLGMAQLTDCDARLASAKGALLRKAVLARARLAGVDFKDAILQRADLRGADLRNANLFGADLSRIRLDGDARLEGALLQRARTWPRLAPEQHAGGTP; from the coding sequence ATGCATGTGATCAAGCCCCAGGTGCTCGGCCTGTCGGCGCGGCCGATGGAATACCGCAAGCGCTTCGGCCTGTGCGTCTCGGGTTACCTGCACGTGCCTTTCGCGCAGGCCGCGCGTGGCACGCTGTGGAACGAGCAGTCGATGTGGAACTTCCTCACGGCCGAGATGGCGGTGCCGCTGATCGACGAGGGCATCGCCAAGCTCACGCCGGAATTCCTGGTGCACGGCCATGCCTGGCCCGCGCCCGGGCGGCCGGAGGCGGTGGCGGTGCGCGCGCGGCTCGGCGCACGCGACAAGACGCTGCTGGTCTTCGGCGAGCGCTACTGGGACGCGGGCGCACCCAGCCGGCCGCGTCCCTTCGAGCGGATGCCGCTGGCCTGGACCCACGCCTACGGCGGCCCGGACTTCGCGCCCAATCCGCAGGGCCGCGGACGCAGCGTCGAAGGCGGCGTGCAATGGCTGCCGAACCTGGAGCTGCCGGAGGCGCGCCTGCAACGGCCGGACCAGGCGGTGACGCCGGCCGGCTTCGGGCCGCTCGACGTCATGCATCCGCAGCGCGCCGCCCTGCGCGGCACCTACGACGAGGCCTGGCTTCAGGCGCACGCGCCGGGCTTCCCGCCCGATGTCGACTGGCGCTACTTCAACCTCGCGCCCAGCGACCAGTGGCTGGACGCGCCCTTGCGCGGCGACGAGCCTTACGCGCTCGACCACATGCATCCGGAACGCGCGCGTATCGAGGGCACGCTGCCCGCCCTGCGGGTGCGCGCCTTCGCCAACTACAGGACCAACGGCGACACGCGGCTGCGCGAGATCCCGATGCGGTTGACGACCGTGTGGTTCTTCCCGCACGCCGGGCGCATGGTGCTGATCCACCAGGGCCTGGCCGAGACCGGCGAGGACGACGGCGGCGATGTGCGCCAGCTGCTCGGCGCCGTCGAGCGCCTCGACGAGCCGCGCCCGCCCGAGCACTACCTGGAGGTGCTCGGCAAGCGCCTCGACGGCCGGCGCGCTGCGGTGCAGGCGCTCAACGATGCGGACCTGGTGCCCGCGGGCCTGGACACTGTCGACCCCGGCCAGGAGCAGGCGCAGGCGGTGATGAAGTCCGACGGGCTGCGCGAGGACGCGCAGTACCGGCGTGCGCAGGTCGACGTCGAGATGGCGCGCGACCAGCTGCGCGCGCAGGGCAAGGACCCGGACGCCCTCGGAGTTCGCCTCGCGCCGCGCGAGAAGCCGCCGAGTGCGCAGGAACTGCCGGCGTACCTCGAGAAGCTAGAAGCCGAGATGGAGAAGCAGCAGTGGGCCGCCGTCGAGGACGCGGTGACGCAGCTGGAGAACGCACAGGCCTTCATGCGCGAGAAGAAGCTCGACCCCGAGCGGCTGGTGCATCGCGGGCCGCCCAGCTACCGCGCGAGCGCGCAGCTGGCCGAGATCGAGAAGGGCTTCGCGCTGGGCGAGCGCGTCTTCGACCGGGCGACGATGGCACCGCAGCTCGTGCTGCAGGAAATGGCGCACCACCTCGACTACCTGAAGAACGCCCACATGCAGCCGCCGGTCGCGCCGCTTGCGGGCGAGCGTGCGGCCGAGGCCCGGCGCGAGATCGAATGGCTGCTCGCGCGCGGCACGAAGCAGCTGCCGGGTGCGGACTTCACCGGCGCGGACTTTTCCAATCTCGACCTGCGTGGCATCGACTTCACCGGCGCCTGGCTCGAAAGCGCCCGGCTCGCGGGCGCCAACCTGTCGGGTGCGAACTTCCGCGCCGCCGTGCTGGCCCATGCCGACCTGCGCGGCGCGATCGCGATCGAGACCGTCTTCCAGGCCGCCAACCTGGGCCGCGCGCAGCTGCGCGGTGCCGTCTTCGACCGAGCCGAGTTCTCGGGTGCCAACCTGCAGTACTGCAGCTTCGAGGCGACCCAGCTGCGCCAGGCCCGCCTGGCCGGCGCCGAGCTGATGGACACGCGCTGGGGCGCGGCCGACTGGAGCGGCGCGGTGGGCCCGGGCCTGCTCTTCTACAAGCTGGACATGAAGGGTGTGGTGCTGGCCGAGGCCGAGTTGGCCGCGTGCAACTTCATCGAATGCGACCTGCAGGGGCTGGACTTCCGCGGTGCGAAGCTGGCGGGCAGCAACTTCATCGGGTGCCGGCTCGAACGTGCCGATTTCAGTGGCGCGCACTTGGCCGGCGCGAGCTTCGTGCAGGCCACCACCCTGGCGCACGCCGACTTCACGGGCGCCGGCCTGCAGGGCGCCAACCTCGGCGAATGCAATCTCACCGGCGCGCGGCTGGTGCGCGCCCGGCTCGACGGGGCCAACCTCGGCATGGCGCAACTGACCGATTGCGATGCGCGGCTGGCAAGCGCCAAGGGCGCGCTGCTGCGCAAGGCGGTGCTGGCGCGGGCGCGGCTCGCGGGCGTGGACTTCAAGGACGCGATCCTGCAGCGCGCCGACCTGCGCGGCGCCGATCTGCGCAACGCCAACCTGTTCGGCGCCGACCTGTCGCGCATCCGGCTCGACGGCGATGCGCGCCTCGAAGGCGCGCTGCTGCAGCGGGCCCGCACCTGGCCGCGGCTGGCGCCGGAGCAGCATGCGGGGGGCACGCCATGA